One part of the Bacillus sp. FJAT-27916 genome encodes these proteins:
- a CDS encoding dihydrofolate reductase family protein — MKEKRKCTVFIATSLDGYITGENESLEWLFQVEGEGDNGIGEFYDTVDTILMGRKTYDWIMKYEKEEFPYKGKDCFVFTRSAKANTEYVNFVNEPPAQLVKKLKGEEGKVIWLMGGGELLHDFLKENLVDELILTIAPVILGKGTPLFGKGDVETALVLKRVRPFNQFVELSYEVK, encoded by the coding sequence TTGAAAGAAAAACGAAAATGCACCGTATTTATTGCGACAAGCTTGGACGGCTATATTACAGGAGAGAATGAATCTTTAGAATGGCTCTTTCAGGTGGAAGGTGAAGGGGATAATGGAATCGGTGAATTCTACGATACTGTGGATACGATTCTCATGGGCAGGAAAACGTACGACTGGATCATGAAGTATGAGAAGGAAGAATTTCCTTATAAGGGCAAGGACTGCTTTGTGTTTACGCGTTCTGCTAAAGCAAATACCGAATACGTGAACTTTGTGAATGAACCGCCTGCTCAGCTGGTAAAGAAGCTGAAGGGTGAGGAGGGAAAAGTCATTTGGCTCATGGGAGGCGGAGAGCTGCTGCATGATTTCTTGAAGGAGAATCTTGTGGATGAGCTCATCTTGACCATTGCTCCTGTCATACTTGGAAAGGGGACGCCGCTTTTTGGAAAAGGTGATGTAGAAACGGCTCTTGTCCTGAAGCGGGTAAGACCGTTCAATCAATTTGTGGAGCTTTCCTACGAGGTTAAATAA
- a CDS encoding VOC family protein yields MKEFVIKKMNMIVVHVKELERSIRFYRDVLGLALEQEEEGMAYFSIGTGKERVSLMLHSTAEPEPADYGIGLDFQVDDAEAAIAAIKGAGGRIVQEPIIREWGVKEAVIADPDGYKLWVVEPMSS; encoded by the coding sequence TTGAAGGAATTTGTCATTAAAAAGATGAATATGATTGTCGTGCATGTAAAGGAATTGGAGCGTTCTATCCGTTTCTACCGGGATGTACTTGGCCTTGCGCTGGAACAGGAGGAGGAAGGGATGGCCTATTTCTCGATAGGGACAGGAAAAGAAAGGGTAAGCTTGATGCTGCATAGCACAGCCGAGCCCGAGCCGGCAGACTATGGAATCGGATTGGATTTTCAGGTGGATGATGCTGAGGCAGCTATAGCGGCTATCAAAGGGGCAGGTGGAAGGATTGTACAAGAGCCGATCATTCGTGAATGGGGCGTAAAGGAAGCAGTGATTGCTGACCCGGATGGATATAAGCTCTGGGTGGTTGAGCCGATGAGTTCATAA
- the fur gene encoding ferric iron uptake transcriptional regulator: protein MESRIDRIKKQLHSSSYKLTPQREATVRVLLENEEDHLSAEDVYLLVKEKAPEIGLATVYRTLELLTELKIVDKINFGDGVSRYDLRKEGAAHFHHHLVCIECGAVDEILEDLLGDVEAVVEEKYHFQIKDHRLTFHGICHRCLEKKAKGEEESESSKSHV from the coding sequence TTGGAATCAAGGATAGATAGAATAAAGAAGCAATTGCATTCTTCAAGTTACAAGCTGACGCCGCAGCGAGAGGCCACAGTCAGAGTCTTGCTCGAGAATGAAGAGGATCATTTAAGTGCAGAGGATGTTTATCTGCTCGTAAAAGAGAAGGCTCCTGAGATTGGCTTGGCAACTGTATATAGAACACTTGAATTATTAACTGAATTGAAAATCGTGGATAAGATAAATTTCGGTGATGGCGTTTCCCGTTATGACCTGCGTAAGGAAGGGGCAGCCCATTTCCATCACCATCTTGTATGTATTGAATGTGGAGCCGTTGACGAGATTCTCGAGGATCTACTTGGGGATGTTGAAGCGGTTGTTGAAGAGAAATACCATTTTCAAATTAAGGACCACCGTCTTACCTTTCATGGTATTTGCCATCGCTGTCTTGAGAAGAAGGCAAAAGGGGAAGAGGAATCTGAGTCCTCTAAATCACATGTTTAA
- a CDS encoding GNAT family N-acetyltransferase, with protein sequence MNPILVDIPERIEGERIYLRTCKPGDGPMIYEAVMASLEELKPWMPWANMTQAEELTEANVRESFANFILRKDLRLNIMRKADDAFLGSTGLHRIDWDTRKFEIGYWVDSRYAKNGYVTEAVNLLTCFAFDELNANRIEIRVDTKNTASRRIPENNGFTLEGILRHDSYDSPGTALRSTCVYSKIR encoded by the coding sequence ATGAATCCAATCTTAGTGGACATTCCAGAAAGAATAGAAGGAGAGCGAATCTATCTTCGCACATGCAAGCCGGGCGACGGTCCTATGATCTATGAGGCCGTGATGGCATCGCTGGAGGAGCTGAAGCCTTGGATGCCATGGGCAAATATGACACAGGCGGAGGAATTGACAGAAGCCAATGTCCGCGAATCATTTGCCAACTTCATCCTGCGCAAGGACCTCAGGCTCAATATTATGCGAAAAGCAGACGACGCCTTCCTTGGCTCAACAGGCCTGCACCGCATTGACTGGGATACGCGGAAGTTTGAAATAGGCTATTGGGTAGATAGCCGCTATGCAAAGAACGGCTATGTAACAGAAGCTGTCAATCTGCTCACCTGCTTTGCCTTTGATGAACTGAACGCCAATCGGATTGAGATTCGAGTGGATACAAAGAACACGGCATCCCGCCGCATTCCAGAAAATAACGGATTTACCCTTGAAGGAATCCTGCGTCACGACAGCTATGATTCGCCAGGCACCGCCCTTAGGAGCACATGCGTTTATTCCAAGATTCGTTAA
- the spoIIAA gene encoding anti-sigma F factor antagonist, translating to MSLTVDMATNQNVLCIRLAGELDHHTAEDLRNKASQIIETQGIRHIILNLGELTFMDSSGLGVILGRYRQIQSYGGEMVVCAISPAVERLFEMSGLFKILRLEPSEEAAMHGLGVITR from the coding sequence GTGAGCCTTACGGTAGATATGGCAACAAATCAAAATGTGTTATGCATCCGTTTAGCCGGTGAGCTTGATCATCATACAGCGGAGGATTTGCGCAATAAAGCATCACAAATCATCGAAACGCAAGGAATCAGGCATATCATTCTGAATTTGGGTGAGTTGACGTTTATGGATAGTTCAGGTCTTGGGGTTATTTTGGGCAGGTATAGACAAATCCAGTCTTATGGAGGAGAGATGGTGGTATGTGCAATCTCACCTGCTGTCGAGCGCTTGTTTGAAATGTCCGGCCTGTTTAAAATACTCCGGCTTGAGCCTTCTGAAGAAGCGGCCATGCATGGATTGGGGGTAATCACAAGATGA
- the deoB gene encoding phosphopentomutase, whose product MQFKRVFLTVMDSVGIGEAPDAERFGDKGADTLGHIAERMNGLHMPVMGKLGLSNIREIKGIEKAEKPMAYYTKMQEASNGKDTMTGHWEIMGLRIDTPFRVFPDGFPPELIQELEEKSGRKIIGNKPASGTEILVELGEEHVKTGALIVYTSADSVLQIAAHEDIVPLDELYRICEIAREITLRDEYMVGRVIARPFVGEPGDFKRTPNRHDYALKPFGRTVMNELKDAGFDVISIGKIADIYDGEGVTKALRTTSNMDGMDKQVQTLDMEFTGLSFLNLVDFDALFGHRRDPQGYGKALEEYDVRLQEVLDKLRDDDLLIITADHGNDPVHAGTDHTREYVPLLVYSKQFKEGKELPLRMTFADIGATVAENFGVKMPEHGTSFLKELN is encoded by the coding sequence ATGCAGTTTAAACGTGTGTTTTTAACAGTAATGGATTCCGTTGGCATTGGCGAAGCACCAGATGCTGAAAGATTCGGCGATAAAGGTGCGGATACGCTTGGTCATATTGCGGAAAGAATGAATGGATTACATATGCCTGTGATGGGGAAATTGGGCCTCTCCAATATTCGTGAAATCAAGGGCATTGAAAAAGCTGAAAAGCCAATGGCTTATTATACAAAAATGCAGGAAGCATCAAATGGAAAAGATACGATGACAGGTCACTGGGAGATCATGGGCCTTCGCATTGATACGCCTTTCCGTGTATTTCCGGATGGATTCCCGCCTGAATTGATTCAAGAGCTTGAAGAGAAGAGCGGACGCAAGATTATCGGAAACAAACCGGCGAGCGGAACTGAAATTCTCGTTGAGCTTGGGGAAGAGCATGTGAAGACAGGCGCATTGATTGTGTACACTTCTGCTGATTCCGTTCTACAGATTGCTGCGCATGAAGACATTGTGCCGCTTGATGAATTATACCGAATTTGTGAAATCGCAAGAGAGATTACTCTTCGTGATGAATACATGGTAGGACGTGTCATCGCCCGTCCATTCGTTGGCGAACCAGGCGACTTCAAACGTACACCTAACCGTCATGACTATGCGCTGAAACCATTTGGCCGTACAGTTATGAATGAATTGAAGGATGCAGGCTTTGATGTCATCTCTATTGGGAAAATCGCTGATATTTATGATGGTGAAGGTGTAACAAAGGCGCTTCGCACAACTTCAAACATGGACGGAATGGATAAGCAGGTGCAGACGCTTGATATGGAATTCACAGGCTTAAGCTTCTTGAATCTTGTCGATTTCGATGCCCTGTTCGGTCACAGACGCGATCCGCAAGGCTATGGTAAAGCACTGGAAGAGTACGATGTCCGCCTGCAGGAAGTGCTTGATAAACTTCGCGATGACGATTTATTAATCATCACGGCAGACCATGGAAATGACCCAGTTCATGCCGGTACAGACCACACGAGAGAGTATGTACCGCTCTTGGTATACTCCAAACAATTCAAGGAAGGCAAAGAACTTCCGCTTCGTATGACATTTGCCGATATCGGTGCAACGGTTGCGGAGAACTTCGGCGTGAAAATGCCTGAGCATGGAACAAGCTTCCTGAAAGAGCTGAATTAA
- a CDS encoding purine-nucleoside phosphorylase, whose amino-acid sequence MMLKKVNEAASYILEKSGQKPELGLILGSGLGILADEIENPVAIPYNEIPHFPVSTVEGHKGQLVIGTLGGKTVAAMQGRFHYYEGYTMQEVTFPVRVMKAMGMSHILVTNAAGGVNESFKPGDLMIITDHINYMGAHPLIGPNEKEFGPRFPDMSSAYTKELVALAEDIAKKEQIDVKKGVYIGFTGPTYETPAEVRMARILGGDAVGMSTVPEVIVAAHGGMKVLGISCITNMAAGILDQPLSHDEVIETTEKVKATFLSFVKRIVAEMEI is encoded by the coding sequence ATGATGTTAAAAAAGGTAAATGAAGCTGCATCTTATATTCTGGAGAAATCCGGGCAAAAGCCGGAATTAGGCTTAATTCTCGGGTCTGGACTAGGAATCCTTGCGGATGAAATCGAAAATCCAGTAGCCATTCCTTATAATGAAATTCCACATTTCCCTGTATCCACGGTAGAAGGTCATAAAGGCCAGCTTGTCATCGGAACACTTGGCGGAAAGACTGTTGCGGCGATGCAAGGAAGATTCCACTATTATGAAGGCTACACAATGCAGGAAGTAACCTTCCCGGTTCGTGTCATGAAGGCAATGGGGATGTCCCATATCCTTGTTACAAATGCAGCAGGCGGAGTAAACGAAAGCTTCAAGCCGGGCGATTTGATGATTATCACGGACCACATCAATTATATGGGTGCACACCCGCTGATTGGGCCGAACGAAAAAGAATTCGGACCGCGCTTCCCGGATATGTCCAGTGCTTACACAAAAGAGCTTGTGGCATTAGCGGAGGATATTGCGAAGAAAGAACAGATTGACGTGAAAAAAGGTGTCTATATCGGCTTCACTGGCCCGACTTATGAAACGCCTGCAGAAGTTCGCATGGCGCGTATCCTAGGCGGGGACGCTGTTGGAATGTCCACAGTTCCTGAGGTAATTGTGGCAGCGCATGGCGGCATGAAGGTGCTGGGTATTTCCTGCATCACAAACATGGCAGCTGGTATTCTTGACCAGCCTTTATCTCATGATGAAGTTATTGAAACAACTGAAAAAGTTAAAGCAACCTTCCTTTCCTTCGTGAAGAGAATTGTTGCCGAGATGGAAATCTAA
- a CDS encoding nitric oxide synthase oxygenase: protein MHSELLKEEAARFISNCYKELGKEQEIANRIKEIKEQINKTGTYEHTFEELVHGAKMAWRNSNRCIGRLFWNSLHVFDARDALDEDIIAEALFHHIRYATNDGRILPTITIFHPHRVRIFNHQLIRYAGYETEYGTIGDKQSIPFTKFCEQIGWEGQQGQYDLLPLVFSIDGYPPVWKPIKKELVKEVEIEHPEFSLHHLNMKWYSVPIISDMRLEIGGISYHCAPFNGWYMGTEIGARNLADEDRYHFLPAVAELIGLDTSMNRYLWKDKALVELNIAVLHSFRKEGVTIVDHHTAAEQFKRFEQQEAKNARRVTGDWTWLIPPLSPAATHIFHQSYSDEIQTPNYFHQEAPYEKWLIEGIHKSGAAKS from the coding sequence ATGCATTCAGAATTATTAAAAGAGGAAGCTGCCAGGTTCATTTCCAATTGTTATAAAGAGCTTGGGAAAGAGCAGGAGATCGCGAACCGAATAAAGGAGATTAAGGAGCAAATCAATAAAACGGGTACATATGAGCACACTTTTGAAGAGCTTGTCCATGGAGCGAAGATGGCATGGCGGAATAGCAACCGATGCATTGGCAGATTGTTTTGGAACAGCCTGCATGTCTTTGATGCAAGAGATGCCTTAGACGAAGATATTATTGCGGAAGCCCTCTTCCACCATATCCGCTATGCAACCAATGACGGAAGAATATTGCCGACCATTACCATATTTCACCCCCACCGTGTTCGAATCTTTAATCATCAATTAATTCGGTATGCTGGGTATGAGACAGAATACGGTACCATTGGCGATAAACAATCTATTCCCTTCACGAAGTTTTGCGAACAAATCGGCTGGGAGGGCCAGCAAGGACAGTATGATTTATTGCCTTTAGTATTTTCGATAGATGGATACCCTCCCGTGTGGAAACCAATAAAGAAAGAGCTTGTGAAAGAGGTTGAAATCGAACACCCTGAATTCTCACTCCATCACTTGAACATGAAATGGTACAGTGTTCCAATCATCTCCGATATGCGCTTGGAAATCGGCGGAATCAGCTACCATTGTGCACCATTCAACGGCTGGTATATGGGCACCGAGATTGGCGCACGCAATTTGGCGGATGAAGATCGGTATCATTTTCTGCCTGCAGTAGCAGAATTAATCGGTTTAGATACTTCGATGAACCGATATTTATGGAAGGATAAAGCACTCGTAGAACTGAATATTGCCGTCTTGCATTCTTTCAGGAAAGAAGGTGTTACCATCGTCGACCATCATACGGCCGCCGAACAATTTAAACGATTTGAACAACAGGAAGCAAAGAATGCTCGCAGAGTGACTGGAGATTGGACATGGCTCATTCCGCCATTATCCCCTGCTGCGACACATATTTTCCATCAATCCTATTCGGATGAGATTCAGACACCTAATTATTTTCATCAAGAAGCCCCCTATGAAAAATGGCTTATAGAGGGAATTCATAAATCAGGTGCAGCGAAATCATAA
- the spoIIM gene encoding stage II sporulation protein M has translation MKKSYYRRAVFITLKDYRSIFIFVTVLFMMGIVFGAVIVNSLSLIQKEDLFYYLSQFFGELKQGKVSASGEMFFYSVKENAKYFILMWILGISIIGLPIILILLFVKGIVIGFTVGFLVNQAGWHGFLLAAVSVLPQNIILVPSTILLASCAVIICIKMIRRQFFKTGREPIKPLLMQYTFFLAVVMGGVIVAGLIEAFLSPGFMKLVIDGFN, from the coding sequence GTGAAGAAGAGCTATTACCGGAGAGCGGTATTCATTACATTAAAAGATTATCGGTCTATCTTTATCTTTGTGACGGTGCTATTTATGATGGGGATTGTGTTTGGAGCAGTTATTGTGAACAGCCTGTCACTCATTCAGAAAGAGGACCTCTTTTACTATTTGTCACAGTTTTTTGGGGAGCTTAAGCAAGGCAAGGTATCCGCTTCCGGTGAAATGTTCTTCTACAGTGTGAAGGAGAATGCAAAGTATTTTATCCTCATGTGGATTCTTGGAATCTCCATTATCGGTCTGCCAATTATTCTCATTTTACTGTTCGTTAAGGGGATTGTTATCGGGTTTACTGTCGGGTTTCTTGTCAATCAGGCAGGTTGGCACGGCTTTTTACTTGCGGCTGTCTCTGTTTTGCCTCAGAATATAATTCTCGTTCCATCGACCATCTTGCTTGCTTCCTGTGCGGTGATTATTTGTATCAAAATGATCAGAAGACAGTTCTTTAAGACGGGACGGGAGCCAATAAAGCCGCTGCTTATGCAGTATACCTTCTTTTTGGCTGTTGTCATGGGCGGAGTGATTGTGGCGGGATTGATTGAAGCATTCCTGTCACCTGGATTCATGAAGCTTGTGATAGATGGATTTAATTGA
- a CDS encoding D-alanyl-D-alanine carboxypeptidase family protein, whose translation MKRFVSALLIGIVTLCVSGPALAAEKPTTNTSELAPNAKSAILIEMNTGSVIYEKNKDEQLSPASMTKIMTMLLIMEALDKKQITMDEKVRTSEYAASMGGSQIFLEPGEEMTVEQLLRGIAIGSGNDASVAMAEKLAGSEEEFVKLMNKKVKELGLKDTKFQNATGLPVKDHYSTAHDMSVMARELLKHEEITKFTSLYESYLRENTDKKFWLVNTNRLVKFYPGVDGLKTGFTHEAKYCLTATAKKDNMRVIAVVFGAANPKERNAQVTQMLDYAFAKYQSRLIYKKDMPLAMLTLEKGQKKKVSLVTSEPVSLLSKKGEEKLNIRPKIILNKDVQAPVTKGEKLGKVQMLLGDKVVSETPLIASEDVKRATWFDLYKRSFGMFTHAGRE comes from the coding sequence ATGAAACGGTTTGTTTCAGCTTTATTGATAGGGATAGTTACATTATGTGTTTCCGGACCGGCATTGGCCGCAGAGAAACCAACAACAAATACATCGGAGCTTGCACCCAATGCCAAGTCTGCGATTCTCATTGAAATGAACACGGGCTCCGTGATTTATGAGAAGAATAAAGATGAACAGCTTTCCCCGGCGAGCATGACGAAGATCATGACCATGCTTTTGATAATGGAGGCGCTGGATAAGAAGCAGATTACGATGGACGAGAAGGTGCGAACGAGCGAATATGCTGCATCAATGGGCGGATCGCAAATCTTCTTGGAGCCTGGCGAAGAGATGACAGTGGAGCAATTATTGCGTGGAATTGCGATTGGCTCCGGTAATGATGCATCGGTAGCCATGGCAGAGAAATTAGCAGGCAGTGAAGAAGAGTTTGTGAAGTTGATGAATAAGAAGGTGAAAGAGCTTGGTCTTAAGGATACCAAATTCCAGAATGCTACCGGGCTCCCAGTAAAGGATCATTATTCAACGGCCCATGATATGTCCGTGATGGCACGGGAACTTCTAAAGCATGAAGAAATCACGAAATTTACGAGTCTGTATGAGTCATACTTACGTGAGAACACAGACAAGAAGTTCTGGTTAGTGAATACGAACCGGCTGGTAAAATTCTATCCTGGCGTAGATGGTCTTAAGACTGGTTTTACCCATGAGGCGAAATATTGCCTGACTGCTACGGCGAAGAAGGACAATATGCGTGTCATTGCCGTTGTCTTTGGGGCAGCCAACCCGAAGGAGCGGAACGCTCAGGTGACCCAAATGCTTGACTATGCCTTTGCAAAGTATCAATCAAGGCTAATTTATAAGAAGGATATGCCGCTGGCTATGCTGACGCTTGAGAAGGGGCAGAAGAAAAAGGTCAGCTTAGTTACGAGCGAGCCGGTTTCCCTTCTTAGCAAAAAAGGAGAAGAGAAGCTGAATATCCGTCCAAAAATTATCTTGAATAAAGATGTGCAGGCACCAGTGACAAAGGGCGAGAAGCTAGGGAAGGTCCAAATGCTTTTAGGGGACAAGGTGGTATCCGAAACGCCGCTGATAGCGTCAGAAGATGTCAAACGGGCGACTTGGTTTGATCTATATAAGCGTTCTTTCGGCATGTTTACACATGCAGGGCGCGAATAA
- the sigF gene encoding RNA polymerase sporulation sigma factor SigF, whose protein sequence is MDVEVKKTNKTAQLKDEEVKALIRQSQQGDQEARDELIQKNMRLVWSVVQRFINRGYEPEDLFQIGSIGLLKSVDKFDLSYNVKFSTYAVPMIIGEIQRFIRDDGTVKVSRSLKEMSNKIRRAKDELSKVYGRTPTISEISAHLELTPEEVIMAQEASRTPSSIHETVYENDGDPITLLDQIADHSENKWFEKIALKEAIALLDERERLIVYLRYYKDQTQTEVAERLGISQVQVSRLEKKILSQMKSRMDT, encoded by the coding sequence ATGGATGTGGAAGTCAAAAAGACTAATAAGACGGCCCAGCTCAAAGATGAAGAGGTAAAAGCACTTATTCGTCAAAGCCAGCAAGGTGACCAAGAGGCAAGAGACGAACTCATCCAGAAAAACATGCGGCTTGTATGGTCAGTTGTCCAAAGATTTATCAATCGGGGCTATGAGCCGGAAGATTTATTTCAAATTGGCTCTATTGGTCTCCTGAAATCAGTGGATAAATTTGATCTTTCCTATAATGTTAAGTTCTCTACCTATGCTGTTCCAATGATTATCGGAGAAATTCAGCGCTTCATCCGTGATGATGGGACGGTCAAGGTCAGTCGTTCCTTAAAGGAGATGTCCAATAAGATTCGAAGGGCAAAGGATGAATTGTCTAAGGTATATGGAAGGACGCCGACCATATCGGAAATCAGTGCTCATCTTGAGCTGACTCCAGAGGAAGTCATCATGGCGCAGGAAGCGAGCAGGACTCCTTCATCCATCCACGAGACCGTGTATGAAAATGATGGAGACCCGATTACGCTGCTCGATCAAATTGCCGACCACTCGGAGAATAAATGGTTTGAGAAGATTGCCTTGAAGGAGGCAATTGCCCTGCTTGATGAACGCGAAAGATTAATCGTCTATCTCAGGTATTATAAGGACCAAACCCAAACGGAGGTAGCGGAGAGGCTGGGCATTTCACAGGTACAGGTTTCGCGGCTTGAGAAGAAGATATTATCGCAGATGAAAAGCCGAATGGATACATGA
- the xerD gene encoding site-specific tyrosine recombinase XerD: protein MEDQLQDFMHYLTIEKGLAKNTLLSYKRDLDSYRKFLKKQGIPDWNEVSRVHIVQFLSKLKDDGKSPKTLARHTASIRSFHQFLLREHVAETDPSVHIESPQMQKSLPKVLSPEETEALLDAPDTNDAFGKRDKAILELLYATGMRVSELIDLNIDNVHMEMGFVRCIGKGNKERIIPVGQLALKAIHTYLVEGRPELMNKKEKTDALFLNHHGGRLTRQGLWKIIKRLAEAANIQKPLTPHTLRHSFATHLLMNGADLRAVQEMLGHADISTTQIYTHVTNVRLKDVYSKFHPRA, encoded by the coding sequence ATGGAAGATCAATTGCAGGATTTCATGCATTACTTAACGATTGAAAAAGGGCTGGCCAAAAATACATTACTGTCCTATAAGCGTGATTTGGATTCTTACCGTAAATTCCTGAAGAAGCAAGGGATACCTGATTGGAATGAGGTTTCACGCGTACATATTGTTCAGTTCCTATCTAAGCTGAAGGATGACGGCAAATCGCCGAAGACGCTCGCACGCCATACGGCATCGATTCGTTCCTTTCATCAGTTCCTTCTGCGGGAGCATGTGGCTGAGACAGACCCATCTGTTCATATTGAAAGTCCGCAGATGCAAAAGTCTCTGCCAAAGGTGCTGAGTCCTGAGGAAACGGAGGCACTGCTTGATGCGCCGGACACAAATGATGCATTTGGCAAGCGTGATAAGGCCATTCTTGAGCTTCTTTATGCAACCGGTATGCGGGTGAGTGAATTGATAGATTTAAATATTGATAATGTCCATATGGAAATGGGCTTTGTCCGCTGCATTGGGAAAGGGAATAAGGAACGAATTATTCCTGTTGGCCAATTGGCGCTTAAGGCTATACATACGTACCTAGTTGAAGGCCGGCCCGAGCTGATGAACAAGAAGGAGAAAACGGACGCTTTGTTCTTAAACCATCATGGCGGCCGTCTCACGCGTCAGGGATTATGGAAGATCATCAAGCGGCTTGCTGAAGCGGCGAATATTCAAAAACCGCTTACGCCGCATACCCTCAGGCATTCCTTTGCGACCCATTTGCTGATGAACGGAGCCGATCTCAGGGCTGTTCAGGAAATGCTGGGACACGCTGATATTTCCACTACTCAGATTTATACACATGTTACAAATGTCCGTTTGAAGGATGTATACAGCAAATTTCATCCAAGAGCGTAA
- a CDS encoding GNAT family N-acetyltransferase, with the protein MRIETERLILKPVSVQMNETALKQGYNSGSHIDLYLGELEKDQSQQNWGPWFVMLKENDQIIGDIGFKGRPAEDRMAEIGYGFVEEHRNQGFATESARALIDWAFKTNEVQFLVAETANNNLASIRVLEKLGMERIYEANGMIYWQLLKEGIHKGLIIQDDQVVEKEL; encoded by the coding sequence ATGAGAATAGAGACGGAAAGACTCATCCTCAAACCCGTTTCTGTCCAAATGAACGAAACGGCTTTGAAGCAAGGGTACAACAGCGGTTCACATATCGACTTATACTTAGGAGAGCTGGAAAAGGACCAAAGCCAGCAGAATTGGGGGCCATGGTTTGTCATGCTGAAAGAAAACGACCAAATCATTGGAGATATTGGATTCAAGGGACGCCCCGCTGAAGACCGTATGGCCGAAATTGGCTATGGCTTTGTTGAAGAACACCGGAATCAAGGTTTTGCGACCGAGTCTGCCCGCGCCTTGATTGATTGGGCATTCAAAACGAATGAAGTTCAATTCCTCGTTGCCGAAACAGCTAATAACAACCTCGCTTCCATTCGGGTACTTGAAAAGCTTGGAATGGAAAGAATCTATGAGGCAAATGGAATGATTTATTGGCAATTGCTGAAAGAGGGTATACATAAAGGCCTCATCATTCAAGATGATCAAGTTGTGGAAAAGGAGCTGTAG
- the spoIIAB gene encoding anti-sigma F factor, with the protein MKNTMNLEFSALSQNESFARITVASFVAQLDPTMDELTEIKTVVSEAVTNAIIHGYESDPKGIIYIAVSMDLEEETVELSIKDKGIGIRDVEEARQPLYTTKPELERSGMGFTIMENFMDEIMIESSRGEGTTIRLMKNLSKSKAFIK; encoded by the coding sequence ATGAAAAATACAATGAATCTTGAGTTTTCAGCATTAAGCCAGAATGAATCCTTTGCGCGCATCACGGTTGCTTCTTTTGTGGCTCAGCTTGATCCGACGATGGATGAATTGACCGAGATTAAGACAGTGGTTTCAGAGGCCGTCACAAATGCCATTATCCATGGATACGAAAGTGATCCAAAAGGAATTATTTATATTGCTGTTTCGATGGACTTAGAGGAAGAAACCGTAGAGCTGTCCATTAAGGACAAAGGAATCGGCATCCGTGATGTCGAGGAAGCTAGACAACCGCTTTACACGACCAAACCTGAACTTGAGCGTTCTGGAATGGGCTTTACCATTATGGAGAATTTCATGGATGAGATCATGATTGAATCCTCCAGGGGCGAAGGAACAACCATCAGGCTCATGAAAAATCTATCAAAAAGCAAAGCTTTCATCAAGTAA
- a CDS encoding YqzK family protein — translation MKKLFGFIWQTGKVFIMFVGFTLLFYFAIVWFNEEYEGYHRYEEPKGAAVKVFQSVHDTGETGWKDRLFLFYLNGE, via the coding sequence ATGAAGAAGCTGTTTGGGTTCATTTGGCAAACAGGCAAGGTATTCATTATGTTTGTTGGTTTCACACTTTTGTTCTACTTTGCCATCGTTTGGTTTAATGAGGAATACGAAGGCTATCATCGTTATGAAGAGCCAAAAGGAGCTGCCGTAAAGGTTTTCCAATCGGTTCACGATACAGGCGAAACCGGATGGAAAGACAGGCTCTTTCTATTTTATTTGAACGGGGAGTAA